From Pedobacter aquae:
CCGTTATCTGTTAATGGGTGTTTTAATAAGCCCATGATAGAAGATAAAGGTCCTGTCATTACATCAGCGCCAATTTTAGCACACTCTACAATATGTACAGAGTTTCTGATAGATGCAGCTAAAATTTCTGTTTCGTATCCGTAATTATCAAAAATTAAACGGATATCCTCAATTAAACCGAAGCTATCTGCACCAATATCATCTAAACGACCTAAGAAAGGAGATACATAACTTGCACCTGCTTTAGCAGCTAAAAGTGCTTGTCCGGCAGAGAAAATTAAAGTACAATTGGTTCTAATTCCTTTGCTGCTGAAGTATTTTAAAGCTTTAATACCATCTTTAATCATAGGGATTTTTACTACAATTTTAGGGTTTAAAGCAGCTAAAGCTTCACCTTCTTTTACCATACCTTCAAAATCTGTAGAAATTACTTCCGCACTTACGTTATCGTCTACTAAATCGCAAATAGCTCTGTAGTGGTTTAAAACGTTTTCTTCTCCGGTAATACCTTCTTTAGCCATTAAACTTGGGTTGGTAGTTACGCCATCTAATACACCTAAATCTTGTGCTTCTTTAATTTGTGCAAGGTTTGCGGTATCTATGAAAAATTTCATGTTGTTTAAAATTGAAAAATGTGAATATGTATATGGTTAATTTTTTGATTAAATATTATTGATGTATCAATATTGATGCAAATCTATTAAAATAATCCTTTTTTAATCATTTAAATCGATTGTTTTAACAGAAAATAACAGAAAAATTAGAAATGGGTAGAAATAAAGAAAGAAAAAAAGTGGGCTAGCACCTTCTATCGCACCGCTACAACCTCTTACCCTTGCTGCGTTCCCACCCTGGGGGAGTTCAGAAGGAGCTGGTCGTAGAAGACTAACCCGGCACAAAGGTATAATTTTTATGCGTTTTAAAGCAAATTTTCTTGTTTTATAAACAAGTGACTGATTATCAAAAAGAAAATTATTTTTTCTTCCTCTTTTTAAGTGGTTCTTGGGCTGCTTCTTTCAATAAACTCTTCCAATCATGAGGGTTATCTTCAGAAATAGCCAAAGTTTCTTCATATTCTGTATGGCGTATTTCCATTGTTTTAATAGGATTGGTTAAGTAAGTTTCTATTTCGGCAAGTATCGTTTTTTCTTCTTCACTACAAAATGAAATAGCTTTACCCCTGCTTACCCCTCTACCTGTACGCCCAATTCTATGAACATAATTTTCTGCTACATCAGGCAAATCGTAATTAATAACATAGTCTACACCTTTAACATCAATCCCTCTAGAACTTACATCAGTAGCTATTAACACCTTTATTTTTCCTATTCTAAAATCATCTAAAACATCAAATCTATCTTGTTGCTCTTTGTCGCCATGTATGGTTGCCGTTGCAATAGCCACCCTTTCCATAGCTTTTGCCACACGCTCTGCCCTAACTTTGGTTCTTACAAAAACCATCATTTTCGTTTCCGGATGTTCCTTTATTAACCTTTCTAAAAAGAACCTTTTATCATCCATTTCAACATAAATAACCGCATGGTCTACATTTTTAGAAACAGGGTCTTTAGGCGATAATTGAATCCTTACCGGCTTACTTACCAAAGCATAAGCTAAATCTTTAATGGTTTCATTAATGGTAGCAGAAAAAAACATGGTTTGTCTTCTTCTAGGTAAAAAGGTAATGAGTTTTTGTATATCGGCATAAAAACCTTTCGCCAGCATATGATCAGCCTCGTCTAAAACCAAATAGTCTATTTTTTTCAGGTTAAGGATACTTTTATGTACCAAATCCATAATACGGCCAGGCGTAGCAATTAAAATATCAACGCCAGCTTTTATTTCTTGAAGTTGAGGGTCTATATCTACACCACCAATTATAGCGGCAGTTTTAATGCTTGTATATTTAGCTAATTCAATAAACACATCTTGTATTTGTAAAGCTAGTTCTCTGGTTGGCACCATCACTACAGCCTTTACATGTTGTTCTTGCTGGTAGCGTTTCTTCTCTTGCAACATGCTAATTAAGGGTATGGCAAAAGCGGCAGTTTTTCCTGTTCCGGTTTGTGCTATAGCTAAAATATCTTGTCCAGATAAGATTTGAGGTATAGATTTGAATTGTATATCCGTAGGTTTTTTGAAACCTAATTCTTCTAAGCTTCTTTTTAACTCTGGTGAAATATGGTATTTATTGAATTTCATGCTGTCCAAAGGTAGCAATCTTTAAACTAATTGATTATTTTTAGCTACGTGAAAAATATAATCCTACTAATCTTTATTGTTTGCATTAAAAGTACTTATGCCCAAAAAGTAGGATTAGTTTTTAGTGGTGGTGGCGCTAAGGGTCTAGCTCATATTGGTGTTTTAAAAGCTTTAGAAGAAAATAATATCCCGATAGATTATATTACCGGGACATCTATGGGTGCTGTAGTTGGCGCTATGTACGCTGCCGGATATTCGCCAGAAGAAATAGAATATATAGCTTTAAGCGATGAATTTCAGAATTGGGTAAGTGGTAAATACAGTAGCAATTACAGCTTTTTTTATCAGAAAAAACCAGAAAATCCCTCTTTTTTTACTGCTAAAATTCAAATTGATTCTGGTTTTAATTTAAAACTACGCTCTAACCTTATCAATGATATTCCTTTAAACTTTGCTTTGATAGAACTGCTATCTCAGGCATCTGCCAATGCGAAAGATAACTTTGATAACTTATTTATCCCTTACCGTTGCATGGTTTCTGATGTGCTTTCGCAAGAAATGATTGCACTTAAAAAAGGAAATCTCGCGGAAGCTGTAAGAGGTAGTATGACAGTTCCTTTGGTTTATCGTCCAATAAAAATAGATGGTAAATATGTTTTTGATGGCGGTTTGTACAATAATTTCCCGGTTGATGTAATGAAGAAAGATTTTAACCCCGATGTGATTATTGGTGCTAATGTATCTTCAAAAAACTTTACAGATTACCCCAAAGACAATGATGATAAATTGATGAACCGTTTATTGGTTTACCTCTTTTTAAGTAAAACAGATTCTAGTGCAATTGGTAAAAACGGCATTTATATAGAGCCAGAAATGGCCAATTTTAGCGCAACTAATTTTAAACCTGTTAAAGCCATTATACAAGCTGGGTATTTACAAACACTAGCTAATATGGAAGAAATTAAGGCTAAAATTACTCAAAGAACATCATCAGAAGAACTTATTGCCAAACGTAAAGCTTTTACCAATAAAAACCCCTACTTAACTTTCAACCAAGTAAATGTTTATGGGGTAAATTCTAAAAAGCGCTCTTACATTAAAAACACCTTTAATTATGATAATAAGCAGCTATCGCTTTTAGAAATTAAAGAAGGTTATTATAAGCTTTTAGGCGATGATAATTTTGAAACCGTTTACCCAAGCTTAAAATTTAAACCAGAAACAAACAATTACGAATTTGATGTTCAGGTACAATCTGAAACCAATTTTAAGGTTGATTTAGGTGGTAATATTTCTAACAGACCCATCAGTAATATTTATTTGGGTTTGCAATACAACTACTTAAATAAACGGGCTTATACTTTTAATAGTAATTTTTATTCAGGCCGATTTTACCAATCGGCACAAAGCGCCATAAGGGTTGATTTTCCTTTTAAAACTCCAGTCTTTTTAGAAACCGAGTTTGTGTATAACAATTGGGATTATTTTAGCTCGGGCGAGTTATTTGCCATTAACAACCGCCCACCAGCTTTCATCAAACAATCTGATAAAAGAGCGGGCTTGAAATTTGGCATCCCCATAAGGAATAATACGATGTTAACTTTACAGGGAGCTTATTTTCATAACCGAGATAATTACAGCCCTACGGATAATTTTAACGTTGGTGATGTCTTAGATCAATCAACTTTTGATGGCTTTTTATCTTCTATCAGATACACCAAAAACAAACTTAATTATAAGCAATACGCTAATACAGGCTCATATTTAAGCTATGGTTTATCTTATTATGCCGGTACAGAAAACTATAACCCCGGCAATATTTTACGAAACACCCCCGAATTTAGCCTCATCACTTCATCTGCCAATAACAGACAATGGTTTAAATTTGATGTTAAAGCAGAGAAGTTTTACCGCATATCGCCACATTACCATTTAGCTTATGTTACTGATAATGTTTACTCTAACCGACCAACCTTTACCACTTTCAAAAGTAATTTATTAAGCACAGCTGCATTTTATCCTCTACAAGACTCTCGTTCTATATTTCTAGATAATTTAAGAGCCGATAAATATTTGAGTTTAGGAATGAAGCATATCTTTTTATTAAAAAGAAACTTAGATTTGCGCTTTGAAGGATATGTTTTTCAACCTTTTAACGAGGTTAATTTGAAAGGCTTACAACAAACAAAATTTGGGACTCTTTTTTCAGACAGACACCTCATAGGTGCAAGTTCTGTGGTGTATCATAGTCCGGTTGGGCCAATTGCATTAAATTTAAACTATTATCAAAATCAACCTCGTCCGTTTGGGATTTTATTCCATATTGGATATTTACTTTACAACAAAAGAGCTATAGAATGATAAAAAAAAATACCCTATTTCTTTTCTTATTATTTGGTATAACAAGGGCTTTTTCACAAACGCCAGAGAACTTCACCATCAAAAACTTCATCATTAAAGAAAGCTTTTTAAAAGCTGATAAAATAGCTGTTATAGTTACAGATTCCCTTAAAAACCCAAGAACATCTATCAACGGAACTTATAAATTTGACATTAACGGTTTTAGTAAAGATTTGATTTTTCAGGATGGTGTAGCTAATTGCGATATGCCTATAGAAAAATCTACTTTCATGTACATTAAACATGAAAACGATGAAACTGATGTTTCTAATTTGTATTACATCTATAAATCAAGCGAAAGCTTAACCCCTATGAGTATAAGTTGGTATTTTTTATTAGCCATACCTATTGGTTTAATCTTGCTAGGCTATATGTTTAGAAAATTAATAGGCTTAATGGTTTTTATCTTGATGGCTTATATCTACTTTAATTACAGTAAAGGTTTATCTATCGGTACTTTTGTAGAAAGTATTTTTGATGGCTTAAAAAACCTGTTTTAGGTGTTAGAAAGGCATCCCTATACCAAACTGAATTTGTGTAGTTGAAAACCTATCGGGATTGTTGGTGATGGCGTATCTGGCCTTTAAATCTTTCTTAGCTTCTCTATCAAAATAATATTGAGTTATCCATTGGTCTGAGCCTCTAAACTGTGGGTCTTTAACTTTAAAACCAGCATCTAACCTAAACACAAAGAAAGAAACATCAAAACGCAAACCTACACCTGTTCCTATTGCCATTTGCTGCCATAATTTATCGAGTTTTATTTGTGCGCCCTCAAAGCCATTATCTCTCAGTTGCCAAATATTTCCAAAATCAACAAATGTGGCACCTTTTACTTTTGTACCAAAGAAATTATCTAGAATTTTAAAACGATACTCTAAATTTCCTTCAAACTTTAAATCTCCTAATTGGTCAATATTTCTTAAATTTAAACGTGTAGAATCACTCTCTAAAGAGCTTCTGTTATAATTACCCGGACCTAAAGTACGAGCCTGCCAACCTCTAATGCCGCTAGAACCACCTGCAAAAAACTGCTTATCGAAAGGTAAAGCCTTTACATTACCATAAGAATAGCCAATACCAGGGTTTAACCTCACTACAAACTGTTTGTCTTGACCAAGATATCGGTAAAATCTAATATCGGTTTCTAGTTTAGCAAATTGGTAATATGGCACACCTAATAAGGTTTTTTGTCCTCTACTATTGTCTTTACCTATAAGCTGTGCCGCCAAAGCAGCGGTATTACCACCAACTTCAACTATTCCGTTAAAAAAGGTAAAATTACTAAGGGTTGATAGTTTGGCTAGATTTAATGTATAGTTATAAATAGAACTTGATACCAATTGCGAGCGTAAAGTATTTAAGAAAAACGCATACCCTCTATTAATTAAATCTTGTTCAACAACAGGGTCTATCATACCCAAAGCATATTGAACATTTATGGGGGTTAAAGAGTGTAACTTGTATTTAGTTTCTAACCAATCGTGGGTAAAATTGGCACCCACTGCCCTTCTTAAGTACCTATCTTTTAACTCGTATATCTGAAAACTTGCTCCTAATCTTGTTCTTGGTATACCACTATAACCAATAAAAGGCAGGTTAAAAGGCGTTACCAATCTAGGGAAAGTTAAACTTGCTCCTACTTGGTAATCTCTACTTAAAAGTCTGTCGTTTAAACCGCCTGTAAGATTTTTATCAAACTGTAAACCGCCCCTTAATTTAATCTCTAAAATTTCTGCTCCACCAAAAATATTTCTGTTTTGATAAGTTAAGCCCAAGTTGGCTCCGGTAATGCTAGAGTTAAAGGTATAATCTCCATCTATTCGGTTTGATTTCTTTTTTAATGGAATGATATCAATTAAGCCTATTAATTCGGTAGAATTTGGTCTTTTTCTAAAATCAATAGATACGCTTTTAAACACATTAAGCTCAAATAAGCGTTGGTTGGTCAATTCTACATTTTCTATAGAATATTGCTCTCCTTTATTTAAGAAAATATAAGGAGCTACTTTTTTAGCCTTAAAAAATCTTGAATAATCATAAAAACGATATTGAGAGTCTATTACAGCGGTATCTCTTTCTGCACCTTGTTTTATAATACCCGTACTAGGCTGTATCCTGATATAAGTATTGGCTATAGAATATTGCTGATGCGGTATAGAATCTGGATTTAAAATCTCTATAGTAACGTTACCCTGACTATTATTTAGGTTAGTATCTATTTCTGCTCTTACATACTGCCTGATAAAATCATAATAACCATTTTTTTTCATCAGGGTATAAATCTGATCTCTCTCATAAGCGATACTATCTTCATCTAACCTTTCGCCAGGTGTTATACGGGTAAATTTACCTCTGGTAGATAAATAAAGGTCTTTAATTTCTTGATCTTTAATATCGAAGCTTACATCTTTGAATTTAAAAGACGGACCTTGAGTTGCTGTGAAACTAATGCTAGCTCTTTTTTTCTTTACCTCGATAGCGCTCTCAACTTTAGCATTTAAAAAGCCTTTGGTGTTTAAGAATTTCTGAATTTGCCCTCTTGATACTTCTACCAAAGAACTATCTAAAATATGCGGTGCCTCGCCCAAATTTTTCTTCCCTTTTTTATTAAAAGTATTGTAAACCCATAAATTAAAGGGAGAGTTAGGTCTAATATCTAAAGAAACATAAGATTCTGCCTGTTCTTCAAATACCTTATCTACCCCATTGATGCTAAGCTTTGTAATTAAGGCTTCATTTTCTTTTAATCTTTTAGTAGACCTACAAGCACCTAAAATTAAAGTGAAAAGAAGTAATATTGTAACAGGATAAATAATATATGCTTTCAAAATCTCAAATAAGTTTTATCAAATCCTTACACCAAAAAAATACCGTAAAGAAAGCGGCCTTTTTTTGGTTGAAGGTATGAAATCTATAACTGAATTTTTAAACTCTCAGTATAGTGTCCAAAGTATTTATTGTTTGGCTGCTCATATTCCAAAATTGCCTAAATTATCTCAAAAACAAAAAGTTTTTGAGGTGAGTGAACAAGATTTAATTAAAATAAGCACTTTAAAAACACCTCAAGAGGCTTTAGCAATTTTAGAAATCCCTAAAGAAGATGATTTTACTAGGCTAAAAGCTAAAGAAGAACTTGTTTTTGTACTAGATGGCGTACAAGACCCAGGAAATTTAGGTACAATTATTAGAACTTTAGATTGGTTTGGTTTTGGTAAAATCATTTGTTCACCAGATACTGTAGAAGTTTATAACCCCAAAGTAGTACAAGCTACTATGGGTTCTTTAGCAAGGGTGAAAGTAGCTTACGCAGATTTAAAAGAACTTTTAAGCGAAGAAAAATTACCAATTTATGGAACTTTATTAGATGGCAAAAATATTTTTGAAGTGAAATGGCCCTCTTCTGGATATGTTGTTTTAGGAAGCGAGGGAAATGGTATCTCTAAGGAAATCAAAGCTTTAGTAACAGAAGCTGTTACCATACCAGGAGCCGGACATACAGAATCTTTAAATGTTGCCATTTCTGCGGCTATTTGCTGTACAGAAATAAAGAGAATTAATTACATTAAAAATTGACTTGTATTAAAATTTTACTATTTTTGCAGTCCTTAAAAGAAAAGGTCGAGTGGCCGAGTGGCTAGGCAGAGGTCTGCAAAACCTTGTACAGCGGTTCGAATCCGCTCTCGACCTCGTTTAAAGTTTTATATATATAAAAAAGTCATGGCAGTAACGCGTTTAAAAAGAAAAGACAGAAGAAATAAGACCGTTTCACGTCTTGAAGTTCAGTTTCTTAAGAATGCTTCTAACATTGAAGTAGGAAGTCGTTCTAAAGAAGGAAGAAGTCAAGTTGTAAAAAATAATGAAGTATTAGCTTCATTAAACGCATCTAAATAATTCGATAGAATTAATCTTCTAAGATTTAACCTATATATCGGCCGGTATATAGGTTTTTTTATGGATTTTTTTTAAGGGATGATTGATTGAGAAAAATCAATCGTTATCATTTAATAATTGAGAAACTTGCTCTTTCAATAATATTAAGTCTTTAGTAATTATTCCCCAAATAATCATGTTATCAACATTATCATAAGCATGTATTACCCAGTTTCTAAGGCTAATAATTCTTTTTGCGTTAGAGATATTAATAGAATTATCAATTTTAAGAATTCTGTTTGTTGCTTCTCCAATAATCTCTAATTCTCTTTCAATCGCTCTACGAAGTAATTTATTTGATTCATATTTATTGAAATGGATCAAGCGTAAAAGTTGGGGAGGAGACATTAAGCGTATATTTTAGGGATCAAGCGTAAAAGTTGGGGAGGAGACATTAAGCGTATATTTTAGCTAGTCTAAAGAGGAAGAACTTCACATTTCTTACGCCTCTGAACTGCGATCGGAAAGCTTTTATCTTGGCATTGAAAGATTCTGCGGATGCATTTGTGCTTCTGTTATCAAAATAGTTCAATATGGTTTCATAATTGTTCTGAATGGTTCTAGCTATGGTATTGAAGGGTTTATAACCTAGTTTTTCTATCTTATTATACCATATTGCCAACTTTTTGAAAGCTATTCTTCTGTCTTTTGAACGGCTAAATATAGAGGACAACTCCTGGGAGATTTCATAGGCTTTCTGTAAATCTGGATATCGTTTAAACAACAGTTCTGCTCTATGATTTTGGGACGATGTCCAATTCACCTCTTTCTTAAACAGTAAATACCTGCTCCTTGCCAATAATTGCTTTAAGGTATCTCCATTTTCTAATAATTCTGGAATCCAAGGCTTCTTTATTTCTTTAGCAAGATCCATTTCCTTGTTTTCCTGTTCAATAGCATCCCATCTATGTTTTATCCTGATTTCCTGAACAGCTTCGCTGGCTAGCTGTTGCACATGGAATCTATCGGAGACAAGCTTTGCTTTTGGAAAGCTCCTTCGTACGATCTTAGCCATGGTGGGAGCTAGATCAAGAGTGACCTCTTTTACCTTTTTTCTCGCCCATTCTTTTATACGGCACAGAACTTTTATAACCGTTTCACTTTCTGTGCCTTTTACAATAGCAACCAAAGCACCTTTTTTGCCTTTTGCTGCTTTATTGGTAACAATGGTATATAGTTCCCCTTGTGAAAGGCTGGTCTCATCAATAGATAGATATTCACCAAGGTTGTCTGGAAAAAGCAACCAGTCCTGAGCATGTTCAGCTTGATCCCAACTCATAAAGTCACTCAAATGGCTTACATACTGTTCTTGCAGTCGTTTACCCTCAACTCCAAAGAATCTTCCAAGTGTTTTACAGCTTATTGGGCTTGAATCCAAATAGTCTCTCAAAAAAAAAGGCAAACTCCTGAGTCATTTTTGTCCCTTCTGCTACCAAATTCCAATCTCTAAATACGATTTCTCCTGTCTCTACGATCATCCATTTCCGCCTTTTAAGCTTTAAAAAACAAGGTTTTCCGCGTAAGGGAAAGTCTCTGACAGAAATCTCTTCGAAAAAACCCTTAGAAATTAACTTTTGAGCGGTGAACTCTTTGGGTTGTATATTCCTTTCTTTAAGATAGATGTAATAAGAATCCGATACAGTCTCTACTTTGTCCAGTTCAAAGTATTCGCTAAGACCTTCGGGTAAGATTAATGATAGTAAGGTAGAATCCAAAACATTGATTTTCTACAAAAATAATCAAATCTGTAATCCTCCCCAACTTTTACGCTTGATCCATTGAAATCTCTATCTTCCCCCAAATACTCTTCAATAGAATTAATTGAATTTAGGATATCAAACAAATACATATCAACTTTATGCTGCATATAATAGATGTTTTGTCTTCTCTACACTTTCAATAAAGTAGGGGTTTGAAAGAGACCTATCAGTTAGTAAATCTACCTTTCTTTCAAACAATTTTTCTAGTTTTTCATGCAAGTCGAAATAGTTGTCGGTATATTTTTCTATTGGGATTTGCTTAAAGGAAATCAAAATATCAATATCACTAAACTCATTAAATTCCGAGGTAATGGCAGAACCAAAAATATGCATTGTCTTTACATCAAACTTCTCGCAAAGCTGATTAATTTGCGTTTTATGATTTTCTATAAAGCTTAACATTTTGTTTTTATTTCAAATATAGTCATTCACAATTCAATCACCTTACCAATCCCTTCAAAATACGCTTTACTAAACCAGGTCCTTCATAAACAAAACCTGTATAAACTTGTACCAAGCTTGCACCAGCTTCTAATTTTTCTTTGGCGTCTTTAGAGCTATGTATACCCCCCACTCCAATAATAGGAAAAGCTTTATTAGATTTTTCTGATAAATATCTAATTACCTCGGTAGATCTTTTCCCTACCGGCTTACCACTTACACCACCCATTTCATTTTTTAAAGATGCTGGTGCTTGTAAACCATCTCTAGAAATGGTGGTATTGGTAGCTATAATACCCGCAATTTTTGTTTCTTGGACAATTTCTATGATATCATCTAACTGAGAATCTGTTAAATCAGGAGCTATTTTTAATAGTATAGGTTTAGAAAGGCCATCCTTAAGATTTCTTTGCTGTAAAGTATTTAGAATATGCTTTAAAGGTTCTTTTTCTTGTAATGCTCTCAAATTTGGTGTATTGGGAGAACTTACATTCACCACAAAATAATCAACCACATTAAACAGTCTATCAAAACATTTGATATAATCGTTTACGGCTTCTTCATTGGGTGTGTTTTTATTTTTGCCAATATTACCACCTATGATTAAGCCATTGCGTTTAACGCTTTCTAATTTTCTGGCTAAAACATCAACACCTTTATTGTTAAAACCCATTCTATTGATTAAGGCTGCATCTTCTTGCAGTCTAAACATTCTAGGTTTATCATTACCCGGCTGTGGCAAAGGTGTTACCGTACCTACCTCAATAAAACCAAAACCAAAATTTGCAAGCTCTTCTATGTACTCACCATTTTTATCAAAACCTGCGGCCAAACCAACCGGATTTTTAAATTTCAAGCCAAAAAGTTCTCTTTCTAAACTAGGATGATCAAAACCATAAACTTTTTTAAGTAAAGCTGCTAAGCCCCAAATTTTTTGAGCATTTTTTAAACTTCCGGTAACGAAATAGTGAATTTTCTCTGGGTCGAATTGAAAAAATAACGGTTTAATAAGTTTGTACATGCTAGCAAATCTACAAATTTTTAAATCCTAATACGAAGTGAACCTTTGTATAAAGCAAAAATCTTAAAACAAAAAAGGATTGCCTACTTGATGTAAAACAATCCTTTTCCTTGAATTAAGCAAGCGAGAATTATTCAGCGCTAGCTTCTTCATTAATAGAGTTTTCTGCAAGTTCTGTCAGTAAAACATCTGTTTCTTTCTCTTCGTTTAAAGTTTCTTCTAACAAAGCTTGTGCTTCTGTAAAACCAAGTGTTCCGGCTAGAGATCTTAAAGTGCCATAAGTAGCTATTTCATAATGCTCTACTTTCTGAGCTGCTGCAATT
This genomic window contains:
- a CDS encoding quinone-dependent dihydroorotate dehydrogenase, whose protein sequence is MYKLIKPLFFQFDPEKIHYFVTGSLKNAQKIWGLAALLKKVYGFDHPSLERELFGLKFKNPVGLAAGFDKNGEYIEELANFGFGFIEVGTVTPLPQPGNDKPRMFRLQEDAALINRMGFNNKGVDVLARKLESVKRNGLIIGGNIGKNKNTPNEEAVNDYIKCFDRLFNVVDYFVVNVSSPNTPNLRALQEKEPLKHILNTLQQRNLKDGLSKPILLKIAPDLTDSQLDDIIEIVQETKIAGIIATNTTISRDGLQAPASLKNEMGGVSGKPVGKRSTEVIRYLSEKSNKAFPIIGVGGIHSSKDAKEKLEAGASLVQVYTGFVYEGPGLVKRILKGLVR